The Arachis hypogaea cultivar Tifrunner chromosome 14, arahy.Tifrunner.gnm2.J5K5, whole genome shotgun sequence genome has a segment encoding these proteins:
- the LOC112741398 gene encoding leucine-rich repeat receptor protein kinase HPCA1 isoform X2 yields MILPYQTLLALKNEWQNTPPDWERSNDPCGDGWIGIGCINGAVTSITLSSMHLTGQLSSEIGGLSELRILDLSYNKNLTGPLPEAIGNLRKLTNLILSGCGFSGTIPYTIGNMQRLAFLSLNSNNFNGQIPSAIGNLTNLYWLDLAENQLEGPIPISNETSLGLDMLHHTKHFHFGVNKLSGNIPPQLFSSDMSLIHVLFESNKLTGNIPSTLGLVQNLEVVRLDRNYLSGPVPPNVSNLTNVRDLLLSNNRLSGPLPNLTGMNILNFLDVSNNSFDPSEFPLWLTNLPSLTTVNMENINLQGNIPVSFFSLNQLQTVNLKDNQLNGTLDIGTTISNQLEIIDLQTNFIDKFNPEINVSNVEIILVNNPVCGGGSSQDYCSIPQQNNMYTTPQNNCVPVTCSTDQKESPNCKCAYPYTGTLTFRAPTFSDLQNKSVFASLESSMMRSFHRYNLPVDTVSVSNPRKEALYLDLSLEVFPSGIDRFNRTGIINIGFVLSNQTYKPPPTFGPFYFIADDYENYMNDSVFINSEGSNKSSKTGIIAGVAGGIVLVILLIIASVYALHQKNKAKRATEKNNPFAKWDADESNSSIPQLKGARRFTFEEIQSYTKNFSQANSIGSGGYGKVYRGTLPNGHLIAVKRAQKESMQGGLEFKTEIELLSRVHHKNLVSLIGFCFEQGEQMLIYEYVPNGTLKDTLSGKTGIRLDWIRRLKITLGAARGMDYLHEHANPPIIHRDIKSTNILLDERLNAKVSDFGLSKPLGDGEKGYVTTQVKGTMGYLDPEYYMTQQLTEKSDVYSFGVLMLELITARRPIERGRYIVKVVKNALDKDKEFYGLKEVLDPSIDLGTTPQGFDKFVDLAMQCVDESSSSRPSMNFVVKEIENMLQLAGSNPNAESATTSSSHEVSKGSSQHPYNNEFFDSSVVIPRP; encoded by the exons ATGATATTACCAT ACCAAACTCTGCTGGCTCTAAAGAATGAGTGGCAGAACACACCACCGGATTGGGAACGCTCGAATGATCCTTGTGGCGATGGTTGGATTGGCATTGGGTGCATCAACGGAGCCGTTACCTCCAT AACACTGTCAAGCATGCATTTGACCGGCCAGCTTTCATCAGAAATAGGAGGACTATCTGAATTGCGGATTCT GGATCTGTCTTACAATAAGAATTTAACAGGACCGCTTCCGGAAGCAATTGGAAACTTGAGAAAGCTGACAAACTT AATTCTTTCTGGCTGTGGTTTCAGTGGTACTATACCGTATACAATTGGAAATATGCAACGGCTTGCATTCTT GTCTTTAAATTCAAATAACTTCAACGGGCAAATTCCATCCGCTATTGGTAATCTCACAAATCTATATTGGCTGGACTTGGCTGAAAACCAGCTTGAAGGGCCTATCCCAATATCAAATGAAACTTCTCTTGGTCTGGATATGCTACACCATACAAAGCACTT TCATTTTGGGGTTAACAAACTTTCAGGCAATATTCCTCCTCAGCTTTTTAGTTCAGACATGTCTCTGATACATGT GCTTTTTGAAAGTAACAAACTTACTGGCAATATTCCATCTACACTTGGACTAGTCCAGAATCTTGAGGTGGT GCGCCTTGATCGTAATTATCTAAGTGGACCTGTGCCTCCAAACGTTAGCAACCTTACAAATGTTAGGGATTT GCTGCTCTCCAACAATCGCCTATCTGGTCCTCTTCCCAACCTTACTGGAATGAACATCCTCAACTTCCT GGATGTGAGCAATAATAGTTTTGATCCATCAGAGTTTCCACTATGGTTAACAAATCTACCATCTTTGACAACAGT AAACATGGAGAATATAAACCTTCAAGGGAATATTCCTGTTTCATTTTTCAGTTTGAACCAGTTACAGACAGT GAATTTGAAAGACAACCAGCTAAATGGAACATTAGATATTGGTACTACCATCAGCAACCAACTGGAAATCATTGATTTGCAGACCAATTTTATTGATAAGTTTAATCCAGAAATTAATGTATCCAATGTGGAAATAAT ACTCGTCAATAATCCGGTTTGTGGAGGAGGATCTTCACAGGATTATTGTTCCATTCCACAACAAAACAACATGTATACAACACCACAGAACAATTGTGTGCCTGTCACCTGCAGCACAGATCAGAAAGAAAGCCCTAACTGCAAATGTGCATATCCATATACTGGAACTTTAACTTTCAGGGCACCAACCTTCTCTGACTTGCAAAACAAGTCAGTCTTTGCATCTTTGGAGTCGTCTATGATGCGGTCTTTTCATCGATATAATCTACCTGTGGACACAGTTTCTGTGAGCAATCCAAGAAAGGAAGCATTATACCTTGATTTGAGTCTAGAAGTGTTTCCATCCGGCATAGATCGTTTCAACCGAACGGGAATTATCAATATAGGCTTTGTGCTTAGCAACCAGACATATAAGCCTCCTCCCACTTTTGGACCATTTTATTTTATTGCTGATGATTATGAAAACTATATGAATGACTCAG TATTCATCAACTCTGAAGGATCCAATAAATCTTCAAAAACTGGCATAATAGCTGGAGTTGCTGGTGGTATTGTCCTGGTGATATTATTAATCATTGCAAGTGTTTATGCCTTGCACCAAAAGAATAAGGCGAAAAGAGCAACAGAGAAAAACAATCCTTTTG CAAAATGGGATGCAGATGAGAGCAATAGTAGTATCCCACAGCTGAAAGGAGCAAGGCGCTTCACTTTTGAAGAAATTCAGAGCTACACCAAAAACTTCTCACAAGCCAATAGTATTGGATCTGGAGGATACGGGAAG GTTTACCGAGGAACTCTTCCAAACGGGCACCTTATTGCTGTTAAAAGAGCTCAGAAAGAATCAATGCAGGGAGGGCTGGAGTTCAAGACTGAGATTGAACTTCTATCAAGGGTCCACCATAAGAATCTTGTTAGCCTTATAGGTTTCTGCTTTGAGCAAGGAGAGCAAATGCTCATTTATGAATATGTTCCCAATGGCACTTTGAAGGATACGCTTTCAG GTAAAACAGGAATAAGATTGGACTGGATTAGAAGGCTGAAAATAAcacttggtgctgccagggggatGGATTATCTCCATGAACATGCCAATCCTCCCATCATACATAGGGACATCAAATCCACAAACATATTATTGGATGAACGTTTGAATGCTAAAGTTTCTGATTTTGGACTCTCCAAACCATTGGGAGATGGTGAAAAAGGTTACGTTACCACTCAAGTCAAAGGAACAATG GGCTACTTGGACCCGGAGTACTATATGACTcagcaattgacagaaaagagTGATGTGTATAGCTTCGGAGTACTAATGTTAGAGCTGATAACAGCAAGAAGGCCGATAGAACGAGGAAGATACATTGTGAAAGTGGTTAAGAATGCCCTAGACAAGGACAAAGAGTTCTATGGCCTTAAGGAAGTCCTTGATCCATCCATTGATTTGGGAACAACACCACAGGGTTTTGACAAGTTTGTTGATCTTGCAATGCAATGTGTTGATGAGTCAAGTTCTAGCAGACCCTCAATGAACTTTGTGGTGAAAGAGATTGAGAACATGTTGCAGTTGGCTGGTTCCAACCCCAATGCAGAGTCTGCAACCACTTCATCTAGTCATGAAGTAAGCAAAGGGAGTTCTCAACATCCTTACAATAATGAGTTCTTTGATTCAAGTGTTGTGATTCCACGTCCTTAA
- the LOC112741398 gene encoding leucine-rich repeat receptor protein kinase HPCA1 isoform X1 translates to MDERILMFLLLIFSSLLVVTARTANRDYQTLLALKNEWQNTPPDWERSNDPCGDGWIGIGCINGAVTSITLSSMHLTGQLSSEIGGLSELRILDLSYNKNLTGPLPEAIGNLRKLTNLILSGCGFSGTIPYTIGNMQRLAFLSLNSNNFNGQIPSAIGNLTNLYWLDLAENQLEGPIPISNETSLGLDMLHHTKHFHFGVNKLSGNIPPQLFSSDMSLIHVLFESNKLTGNIPSTLGLVQNLEVVRLDRNYLSGPVPPNVSNLTNVRDLLLSNNRLSGPLPNLTGMNILNFLDVSNNSFDPSEFPLWLTNLPSLTTVNMENINLQGNIPVSFFSLNQLQTVNLKDNQLNGTLDIGTTISNQLEIIDLQTNFIDKFNPEINVSNVEIILVNNPVCGGGSSQDYCSIPQQNNMYTTPQNNCVPVTCSTDQKESPNCKCAYPYTGTLTFRAPTFSDLQNKSVFASLESSMMRSFHRYNLPVDTVSVSNPRKEALYLDLSLEVFPSGIDRFNRTGIINIGFVLSNQTYKPPPTFGPFYFIADDYENYMNDSVFINSEGSNKSSKTGIIAGVAGGIVLVILLIIASVYALHQKNKAKRATEKNNPFAKWDADESNSSIPQLKGARRFTFEEIQSYTKNFSQANSIGSGGYGKVYRGTLPNGHLIAVKRAQKESMQGGLEFKTEIELLSRVHHKNLVSLIGFCFEQGEQMLIYEYVPNGTLKDTLSGKTGIRLDWIRRLKITLGAARGMDYLHEHANPPIIHRDIKSTNILLDERLNAKVSDFGLSKPLGDGEKGYVTTQVKGTMGYLDPEYYMTQQLTEKSDVYSFGVLMLELITARRPIERGRYIVKVVKNALDKDKEFYGLKEVLDPSIDLGTTPQGFDKFVDLAMQCVDESSSSRPSMNFVVKEIENMLQLAGSNPNAESATTSSSHEVSKGSSQHPYNNEFFDSSVVIPRP, encoded by the exons ATGGATGAAAGAATTCTAATGTTCCTACTACTCATTTTCAGTTCTTTGTTAGTTGTCACAGCAAGAACAGCGAATCGAGATT ACCAAACTCTGCTGGCTCTAAAGAATGAGTGGCAGAACACACCACCGGATTGGGAACGCTCGAATGATCCTTGTGGCGATGGTTGGATTGGCATTGGGTGCATCAACGGAGCCGTTACCTCCAT AACACTGTCAAGCATGCATTTGACCGGCCAGCTTTCATCAGAAATAGGAGGACTATCTGAATTGCGGATTCT GGATCTGTCTTACAATAAGAATTTAACAGGACCGCTTCCGGAAGCAATTGGAAACTTGAGAAAGCTGACAAACTT AATTCTTTCTGGCTGTGGTTTCAGTGGTACTATACCGTATACAATTGGAAATATGCAACGGCTTGCATTCTT GTCTTTAAATTCAAATAACTTCAACGGGCAAATTCCATCCGCTATTGGTAATCTCACAAATCTATATTGGCTGGACTTGGCTGAAAACCAGCTTGAAGGGCCTATCCCAATATCAAATGAAACTTCTCTTGGTCTGGATATGCTACACCATACAAAGCACTT TCATTTTGGGGTTAACAAACTTTCAGGCAATATTCCTCCTCAGCTTTTTAGTTCAGACATGTCTCTGATACATGT GCTTTTTGAAAGTAACAAACTTACTGGCAATATTCCATCTACACTTGGACTAGTCCAGAATCTTGAGGTGGT GCGCCTTGATCGTAATTATCTAAGTGGACCTGTGCCTCCAAACGTTAGCAACCTTACAAATGTTAGGGATTT GCTGCTCTCCAACAATCGCCTATCTGGTCCTCTTCCCAACCTTACTGGAATGAACATCCTCAACTTCCT GGATGTGAGCAATAATAGTTTTGATCCATCAGAGTTTCCACTATGGTTAACAAATCTACCATCTTTGACAACAGT AAACATGGAGAATATAAACCTTCAAGGGAATATTCCTGTTTCATTTTTCAGTTTGAACCAGTTACAGACAGT GAATTTGAAAGACAACCAGCTAAATGGAACATTAGATATTGGTACTACCATCAGCAACCAACTGGAAATCATTGATTTGCAGACCAATTTTATTGATAAGTTTAATCCAGAAATTAATGTATCCAATGTGGAAATAAT ACTCGTCAATAATCCGGTTTGTGGAGGAGGATCTTCACAGGATTATTGTTCCATTCCACAACAAAACAACATGTATACAACACCACAGAACAATTGTGTGCCTGTCACCTGCAGCACAGATCAGAAAGAAAGCCCTAACTGCAAATGTGCATATCCATATACTGGAACTTTAACTTTCAGGGCACCAACCTTCTCTGACTTGCAAAACAAGTCAGTCTTTGCATCTTTGGAGTCGTCTATGATGCGGTCTTTTCATCGATATAATCTACCTGTGGACACAGTTTCTGTGAGCAATCCAAGAAAGGAAGCATTATACCTTGATTTGAGTCTAGAAGTGTTTCCATCCGGCATAGATCGTTTCAACCGAACGGGAATTATCAATATAGGCTTTGTGCTTAGCAACCAGACATATAAGCCTCCTCCCACTTTTGGACCATTTTATTTTATTGCTGATGATTATGAAAACTATATGAATGACTCAG TATTCATCAACTCTGAAGGATCCAATAAATCTTCAAAAACTGGCATAATAGCTGGAGTTGCTGGTGGTATTGTCCTGGTGATATTATTAATCATTGCAAGTGTTTATGCCTTGCACCAAAAGAATAAGGCGAAAAGAGCAACAGAGAAAAACAATCCTTTTG CAAAATGGGATGCAGATGAGAGCAATAGTAGTATCCCACAGCTGAAAGGAGCAAGGCGCTTCACTTTTGAAGAAATTCAGAGCTACACCAAAAACTTCTCACAAGCCAATAGTATTGGATCTGGAGGATACGGGAAG GTTTACCGAGGAACTCTTCCAAACGGGCACCTTATTGCTGTTAAAAGAGCTCAGAAAGAATCAATGCAGGGAGGGCTGGAGTTCAAGACTGAGATTGAACTTCTATCAAGGGTCCACCATAAGAATCTTGTTAGCCTTATAGGTTTCTGCTTTGAGCAAGGAGAGCAAATGCTCATTTATGAATATGTTCCCAATGGCACTTTGAAGGATACGCTTTCAG GTAAAACAGGAATAAGATTGGACTGGATTAGAAGGCTGAAAATAAcacttggtgctgccagggggatGGATTATCTCCATGAACATGCCAATCCTCCCATCATACATAGGGACATCAAATCCACAAACATATTATTGGATGAACGTTTGAATGCTAAAGTTTCTGATTTTGGACTCTCCAAACCATTGGGAGATGGTGAAAAAGGTTACGTTACCACTCAAGTCAAAGGAACAATG GGCTACTTGGACCCGGAGTACTATATGACTcagcaattgacagaaaagagTGATGTGTATAGCTTCGGAGTACTAATGTTAGAGCTGATAACAGCAAGAAGGCCGATAGAACGAGGAAGATACATTGTGAAAGTGGTTAAGAATGCCCTAGACAAGGACAAAGAGTTCTATGGCCTTAAGGAAGTCCTTGATCCATCCATTGATTTGGGAACAACACCACAGGGTTTTGACAAGTTTGTTGATCTTGCAATGCAATGTGTTGATGAGTCAAGTTCTAGCAGACCCTCAATGAACTTTGTGGTGAAAGAGATTGAGAACATGTTGCAGTTGGCTGGTTCCAACCCCAATGCAGAGTCTGCAACCACTTCATCTAGTCATGAAGTAAGCAAAGGGAGTTCTCAACATCCTTACAATAATGAGTTCTTTGATTCAAGTGTTGTGATTCCACGTCCTTAA
- the LOC112741398 gene encoding leucine-rich repeat receptor protein kinase HPCA1 isoform X3, whose product MHLTGQLSSEIGGLSELRILDLSYNKNLTGPLPEAIGNLRKLTNLILSGCGFSGTIPYTIGNMQRLAFLSLNSNNFNGQIPSAIGNLTNLYWLDLAENQLEGPIPISNETSLGLDMLHHTKHFHFGVNKLSGNIPPQLFSSDMSLIHVLFESNKLTGNIPSTLGLVQNLEVVRLDRNYLSGPVPPNVSNLTNVRDLLLSNNRLSGPLPNLTGMNILNFLDVSNNSFDPSEFPLWLTNLPSLTTVNMENINLQGNIPVSFFSLNQLQTVNLKDNQLNGTLDIGTTISNQLEIIDLQTNFIDKFNPEINVSNVEIILVNNPVCGGGSSQDYCSIPQQNNMYTTPQNNCVPVTCSTDQKESPNCKCAYPYTGTLTFRAPTFSDLQNKSVFASLESSMMRSFHRYNLPVDTVSVSNPRKEALYLDLSLEVFPSGIDRFNRTGIINIGFVLSNQTYKPPPTFGPFYFIADDYENYMNDSVFINSEGSNKSSKTGIIAGVAGGIVLVILLIIASVYALHQKNKAKRATEKNNPFAKWDADESNSSIPQLKGARRFTFEEIQSYTKNFSQANSIGSGGYGKVYRGTLPNGHLIAVKRAQKESMQGGLEFKTEIELLSRVHHKNLVSLIGFCFEQGEQMLIYEYVPNGTLKDTLSGKTGIRLDWIRRLKITLGAARGMDYLHEHANPPIIHRDIKSTNILLDERLNAKVSDFGLSKPLGDGEKGYVTTQVKGTMGYLDPEYYMTQQLTEKSDVYSFGVLMLELITARRPIERGRYIVKVVKNALDKDKEFYGLKEVLDPSIDLGTTPQGFDKFVDLAMQCVDESSSSRPSMNFVVKEIENMLQLAGSNPNAESATTSSSHEVSKGSSQHPYNNEFFDSSVVIPRP is encoded by the exons ATGCATTTGACCGGCCAGCTTTCATCAGAAATAGGAGGACTATCTGAATTGCGGATTCT GGATCTGTCTTACAATAAGAATTTAACAGGACCGCTTCCGGAAGCAATTGGAAACTTGAGAAAGCTGACAAACTT AATTCTTTCTGGCTGTGGTTTCAGTGGTACTATACCGTATACAATTGGAAATATGCAACGGCTTGCATTCTT GTCTTTAAATTCAAATAACTTCAACGGGCAAATTCCATCCGCTATTGGTAATCTCACAAATCTATATTGGCTGGACTTGGCTGAAAACCAGCTTGAAGGGCCTATCCCAATATCAAATGAAACTTCTCTTGGTCTGGATATGCTACACCATACAAAGCACTT TCATTTTGGGGTTAACAAACTTTCAGGCAATATTCCTCCTCAGCTTTTTAGTTCAGACATGTCTCTGATACATGT GCTTTTTGAAAGTAACAAACTTACTGGCAATATTCCATCTACACTTGGACTAGTCCAGAATCTTGAGGTGGT GCGCCTTGATCGTAATTATCTAAGTGGACCTGTGCCTCCAAACGTTAGCAACCTTACAAATGTTAGGGATTT GCTGCTCTCCAACAATCGCCTATCTGGTCCTCTTCCCAACCTTACTGGAATGAACATCCTCAACTTCCT GGATGTGAGCAATAATAGTTTTGATCCATCAGAGTTTCCACTATGGTTAACAAATCTACCATCTTTGACAACAGT AAACATGGAGAATATAAACCTTCAAGGGAATATTCCTGTTTCATTTTTCAGTTTGAACCAGTTACAGACAGT GAATTTGAAAGACAACCAGCTAAATGGAACATTAGATATTGGTACTACCATCAGCAACCAACTGGAAATCATTGATTTGCAGACCAATTTTATTGATAAGTTTAATCCAGAAATTAATGTATCCAATGTGGAAATAAT ACTCGTCAATAATCCGGTTTGTGGAGGAGGATCTTCACAGGATTATTGTTCCATTCCACAACAAAACAACATGTATACAACACCACAGAACAATTGTGTGCCTGTCACCTGCAGCACAGATCAGAAAGAAAGCCCTAACTGCAAATGTGCATATCCATATACTGGAACTTTAACTTTCAGGGCACCAACCTTCTCTGACTTGCAAAACAAGTCAGTCTTTGCATCTTTGGAGTCGTCTATGATGCGGTCTTTTCATCGATATAATCTACCTGTGGACACAGTTTCTGTGAGCAATCCAAGAAAGGAAGCATTATACCTTGATTTGAGTCTAGAAGTGTTTCCATCCGGCATAGATCGTTTCAACCGAACGGGAATTATCAATATAGGCTTTGTGCTTAGCAACCAGACATATAAGCCTCCTCCCACTTTTGGACCATTTTATTTTATTGCTGATGATTATGAAAACTATATGAATGACTCAG TATTCATCAACTCTGAAGGATCCAATAAATCTTCAAAAACTGGCATAATAGCTGGAGTTGCTGGTGGTATTGTCCTGGTGATATTATTAATCATTGCAAGTGTTTATGCCTTGCACCAAAAGAATAAGGCGAAAAGAGCAACAGAGAAAAACAATCCTTTTG CAAAATGGGATGCAGATGAGAGCAATAGTAGTATCCCACAGCTGAAAGGAGCAAGGCGCTTCACTTTTGAAGAAATTCAGAGCTACACCAAAAACTTCTCACAAGCCAATAGTATTGGATCTGGAGGATACGGGAAG GTTTACCGAGGAACTCTTCCAAACGGGCACCTTATTGCTGTTAAAAGAGCTCAGAAAGAATCAATGCAGGGAGGGCTGGAGTTCAAGACTGAGATTGAACTTCTATCAAGGGTCCACCATAAGAATCTTGTTAGCCTTATAGGTTTCTGCTTTGAGCAAGGAGAGCAAATGCTCATTTATGAATATGTTCCCAATGGCACTTTGAAGGATACGCTTTCAG GTAAAACAGGAATAAGATTGGACTGGATTAGAAGGCTGAAAATAAcacttggtgctgccagggggatGGATTATCTCCATGAACATGCCAATCCTCCCATCATACATAGGGACATCAAATCCACAAACATATTATTGGATGAACGTTTGAATGCTAAAGTTTCTGATTTTGGACTCTCCAAACCATTGGGAGATGGTGAAAAAGGTTACGTTACCACTCAAGTCAAAGGAACAATG GGCTACTTGGACCCGGAGTACTATATGACTcagcaattgacagaaaagagTGATGTGTATAGCTTCGGAGTACTAATGTTAGAGCTGATAACAGCAAGAAGGCCGATAGAACGAGGAAGATACATTGTGAAAGTGGTTAAGAATGCCCTAGACAAGGACAAAGAGTTCTATGGCCTTAAGGAAGTCCTTGATCCATCCATTGATTTGGGAACAACACCACAGGGTTTTGACAAGTTTGTTGATCTTGCAATGCAATGTGTTGATGAGTCAAGTTCTAGCAGACCCTCAATGAACTTTGTGGTGAAAGAGATTGAGAACATGTTGCAGTTGGCTGGTTCCAACCCCAATGCAGAGTCTGCAACCACTTCATCTAGTCATGAAGTAAGCAAAGGGAGTTCTCAACATCCTTACAATAATGAGTTCTTTGATTCAAGTGTTGTGATTCCACGTCCTTAA
- the LOC112742189 gene encoding uncharacterized protein, with amino-acid sequence MNLEGVGDEVRCRAFPVTLAGPAIRWFNNLPQGSVARFSDITRAFLAQFTTRIAKAKHPLNFLGVTQRSSKPTRKYLDRFNDECLEIDGLTDSVASLCLTNGLLNENFRKHLTTKPVWTMQEIQSVAREYINDEEPRPLKDRTGGNKSLYCDYDKGYGHKAHDCFDLKDALEQAIWDGKLAEFSHLIREPRRRDHDREGEHKTRAVKQHHEPDDNEHGLTIVNVVTARDAAPRSKSAHKKDAKVLAVFSSSARSSKRFPPISFGPEDQWFDEVAESPPMVITARVGTGLIKRILVDTGADSNIMLRNVFDTLGLRDADLKTHQHGVVGLGDHFIKPDGIISLSISVGLGQGRRSVMAEFVVL; translated from the exons atgaacctggaggGAGTGGGAGACGAGGTAAGGTGTCGCGCTTTCCCGGTCACTCTGGCGGGACCTGCAATACGGTGGTTTAACAACCTCCCACAGGGCTCGGTGGCCAGGTTCTCGGACATTACCCGCGCTTTCCTAGCCCAATTCACTACCAGAATCGCAAAGGCAAAGCACCCGCTCAATTTTCTCGGGGTGACTCAGAGGTCCAGCAAGCCAACCAGAAAATATCTAGACCGGTTCAACGACGAGTGCTTGGAGATCGACGGGTTAACTGATTCGGTAGCTAGTCTGTGCTTGACGAATGGACTTCTGAATGAGAACTTCAGGAAGCATCTCACCACGAAGCCGGTGTGGACGATGCAAGAGATCCAGAGTGTAGCCAGGGAATATATCAACGATGAAGAA CCTCGACCTCTGAAGGACCGAACCGGAGGGAACAAGAGCCTCTATTGTGATTATGATAAGGGCTATGGACATAAGGCACATGACTGTTTCGACCTCAAGGACGCGCTAGAACAGGCGATCTGGGACGGAAAACTGGCCGAATTCTCCCATCTCATCAGGGAGCCGAGAAGACGAGATCACGACCGTGAGGGAGAGCACAAGACCCGCGCGGTGAAGCAACATCACGAGCCAGACGACAACGAACACGGCCTTACCATAGTGAACGTGGTAACAGCAAGAGACGCGGCCCCAAGGTCGAAGTCGGCACACAAGAAAGATGCCAAAGTCCTAGCGGTTTTCTCATCTTCCGCGCGAAGCTCCAAGAGGTTTCCACCTATCTCGTTCGGTCCGGAAGACCAGTGGTTCGATGAGGTCGCGGAAAGccctcccatggtcatcacggccagagtgggaaccggcCTCATCAAGCGGATCCTCGTAGACACCGGGGCCGACTCAAATATCATGCTCCGTAATGTGTTCGATACCCTGGGTCTACGGGATGCCGACTTAAagacccaccagcacggtgttGTAGGCttaggcgaccacttcatcaagccagatGGGATAATTTCCCTGTCGATATCCGTAGGACTTGGACAGGGGCGAAGATCGGTAATGGCTGAGTTCGTGGTTCTGTGA